A section of the Macaca thibetana thibetana isolate TM-01 chromosome 10, ASM2454274v1, whole genome shotgun sequence genome encodes:
- the IGLL5 gene encoding immunoglobulin lambda-like polypeptide 5, with product MACCTQWLHRRAGTQTLEPQLEAADPAYRACGAGQPKASPTVTLFPPSSEELQANKATLVCLISDFYPGVVKVAWKADGSAVNAGVETTTPSKQSNNKYAASSYLSLTSDQWKSHKSYSCQVTHEGSTVEKTVAPAECS from the exons ATGGCCTGCTGCACGCAATGGCTGCACCGCAGAGCAGGGACCCAGACCCTGGAGCCTCAGTTGGAAGCAGCCGATCCAGCCTACAGAGCCTGTGGGGCAG GTCAGCCCAAGGCTTCCCCCACGGTCACTCTGTTCCCGCCCTCCTCTGAGGAGCTCCAAGCAAACAAGGCCACACTAGTGTGTCTGATCAGTGACTTCTACCCGGGAGTCGTGAAAGTGGCCTGGAAGGCAGATGGCAGCGCTGTCAACGCGGGAGTGGAGACCACCACGCCCTCCAAACAGAGCAACAACAAGTATGCGGCCAGCAGCTACCTGAGCCTGACGTCCGACCAGTGGAAGTCCCACAAGAGCTACAGCTGCCAGGTCACGCACGAAGGGAGCACTGTGGAGAAGACAGTGGCCCCTGCAGAATGTTCATAG